The proteins below come from a single SAR202 cluster bacterium genomic window:
- a CDS encoding cytochrome c, translating into MVKCRGRFLDRGEAPVISRHPHLNRTWEMRGKTRPHRRHGAREKAIAVGVFCAAAALVMAACGSGKGAGDTQDAGDLYARYCVACHGDAATGRGALMDVPVHSNAGHAWHHADGQLHDIIFGRLNVPGRKMPTYEGILTEAQVDSILSYLKSNWGPQERAHQEEVSRNWESIRD; encoded by the coding sequence ATGGTAAAATGTAGGGGCCGCTTCCTGGACCGGGGAGAGGCTCCTGTGATTTCGCGACATCCACACTTGAACCGGACGTGGGAAATGAGAGGCAAAACCAGGCCGCACAGACGTCACGGCGCCCGTGAAAAGGCCATCGCCGTCGGGGTCTTTTGCGCTGCCGCCGCCCTGGTCATGGCCGCCTGCGGAAGCGGCAAGGGTGCGGGAGATACCCAGGATGCAGGGGATCTCTATGCCCGCTACTGCGTGGCATGCCACGGAGATGCCGCCACCGGCCGCGGCGCGCTGATGGATGTGCCGGTGCACAGCAATGCGGGCCATGCCTGGCACCATGCGGACGGGCAGCTGCACGACATAATTTTCGGAAGGCTGAACGTACCGGGACGAAAAATGCCCACCTACGAAGGCATTCTCACCGAGGCGCAGGTAGATTCGATACTTTCATATCTGAAGTCCAATTGGGGGCCTCAGGAGCGGGCGCACCAGGAAGAGGTGAGCCGCAACTGGGAGTCAATTCGGGACTGA